One region of Stegostoma tigrinum isolate sSteTig4 chromosome 19, sSteTig4.hap1, whole genome shotgun sequence genomic DNA includes:
- the pdrg1 gene encoding p53 and DNA damage-regulated protein 1 encodes MARKPEEEVVNYLTEVEELAESLLADKQQIVDLDLKRNRNREALRALHESTEKSGNVMVCFGNMFIKFPNSRTKDMIQKDQRQLDEEIHKLYKQLKVKVNRLNEAQGKPELKGFNLSPLTQEEMSVIEKTLKS; translated from the exons ATGGCGCGGAAgccggaggaggaggtggtgaactATCTGACTGAGGTGGAGGAGCTGGCGGAGAGTTTGCTGGCTGATAAACAGCAG ATTGTTGACCTTGATTTGAAGAGAAATCGGAACCGTGAAGCACTCAGAGCACTACATGAGAGCACTGAGAAGTCTG GTAATGTGATGGTTTGTTTTGGAAACATGTTTATCAAATTCCCTAATTCTAGAACTAAAGATATGATCCAGAAAG ATCAAAGACAATTGGATGAAGAGATACATAAGCTTTATAAGCAGCTGAAAGTGAAAGTTAATCGTTTGAATGAAGCTCAAG GAAAACCTGAACTCAAAGGATTTAACCTTTCCCCTTTAACCCAGGAAGAGATGAGTGTTATTGAAAAGACTCTGAAGAGCTGA